In a single window of the Pyrococcus sp. NA2 genome:
- a CDS encoding DUF2110 family protein, translating into MEVIIPQKIYGDRSGFNKLDKKLRALLGDLEVKWRISITKKQWVKISFEGEDSEISANLVKEEFGEIPYSLSNVNEGDIFIGRFTDLGKVGYGAYVDIGILRPRPKDALLPLYWLKRTFGEKPVRQMIREFGWVDNLPVQVVVNKVEKLAQEIEVYLTEKWIKKIKGWTSDKHDKLFIAGTISENVERALVETGHSRDVKRIEELGLMETMLILKKGTHAPGIIKEIGPYIKPAKIGAIKFPREES; encoded by the coding sequence ATGGAAGTTATAATCCCGCAGAAGATTTATGGAGATAGGAGCGGATTTAATAAGTTGGATAAAAAGCTTAGAGCTTTACTTGGAGACCTCGAAGTTAAATGGAGGATTTCAATAACGAAGAAACAATGGGTAAAGATAAGTTTTGAAGGCGAAGATTCAGAGATTTCCGCAAACTTAGTTAAAGAAGAATTTGGGGAAATACCCTATTCACTTTCAAACGTAAATGAAGGGGATATTTTTATTGGAAGGTTTACAGACTTAGGAAAAGTTGGATATGGAGCCTACGTTGATATAGGAATTCTAAGACCAAGGCCAAAAGACGCTCTTCTTCCTCTGTATTGGCTAAAGAGAACTTTTGGTGAAAAGCCCGTGAGGCAGATGATAAGAGAGTTTGGGTGGGTTGATAATCTCCCAGTTCAGGTTGTAGTCAATAAGGTTGAAAAATTAGCACAAGAGATCGAAGTTTATTTGACTGAAAAGTGGATAAAGAAGATCAAAGGATGGACAAGCGATAAACATGATAAGTTGTTTATAGCTGGTACCATAAGTGAGAACGTTGAAAGGGCTCTAGTTGAGACGGGACACAGCAGAGATGTCAAGAGAATTGAGGAACTTGGTCTTATGGAGACAATGTTGATTCTCAAGAAGGGAACCCATGCTCCAGGGATAATAAAAGAAATTGGACCCTACATAAAGCCCGCCAAGATAGGAGCAATAAAGTTTCCACGTGAAGAGAGCTAA
- the tfe gene encoding transcription factor E encodes MSRRNKELLEIARDIGGEEAIKIVKALEKKGEATDEELAEITGIRVNTVRKILYALYDAKLADFKRVKDEETGWYYYYWHIETRRLPEIIRTRKMQELEKLKKMLQEESNEVYYHCGNPEHPKLTFDEAFEYGFRCPICGEILQEYDNSKVIEELKKRIEELEIELGLRSPPKKEKEKKSRGKKRRKK; translated from the coding sequence ATGTCAAGAAGGAACAAAGAGCTACTCGAGATAGCCAGGGATATTGGAGGTGAAGAAGCAATCAAAATAGTCAAGGCCCTAGAGAAGAAAGGAGAAGCAACGGATGAAGAATTAGCCGAAATTACAGGAATAAGGGTTAATACAGTCAGAAAGATCTTATACGCCCTATATGATGCAAAGCTAGCGGACTTTAAGAGAGTGAAGGATGAAGAAACTGGATGGTACTATTATTACTGGCATATAGAAACAAGAAGATTACCTGAAATTATCAGAACAAGGAAAATGCAAGAGCTAGAGAAGCTCAAAAAAATGCTTCAAGAAGAAAGCAATGAAGTTTATTACCATTGCGGAAATCCCGAACATCCAAAGCTAACATTTGACGAAGCATTTGAATACGGATTTAGATGCCCAATATGTGGGGAAATACTCCAAGAGTATGATAACTCAAAAGTAATTGAAGAGTTAAAGAAGAGAATTGAGGAACTGGAAATAGAGCTTGGCCTCAGAAGTCCTCCAAAGAAGGAGAAAGAAAAGAAGAGTAGAGGAAAGAAAAGAAGGAAAAAGTGA
- a CDS encoding DUF460 domain-containing protein, producing MDNINELGEDLKKFLRALPEGTKLVQVTGRPGEQKSLWSLAKEHGIRIGDKFDPYEEAKVAALLASKGVGYEVLAFEDEVLITVTRGRSQGKGGWSQDRYRRRVHNLIQAKVRQIEEALKRADIPFDLELEERDYGVARGEFRVYASREELAGLVRPMRGGDVEVRIRPVERKVLEYVPLKAETAIEERKSIIVGLDPGITVGIAAIDLDGNILTVYSEKNMALSEIVRFISDIGHPVIIATDVSPPPGLVEKIARSFKAQLFVPRESLKVEEKNELLRNLGITVDDDHQRDALAAAYKAYLRYKPKFEHIEARLKEFGLWKKRNEIKALVLSGYSLGEAIMKIKSQERQREEEVSTEKKVEVDIKPYLKRIEELEKEVAELERENAELKAIIEEQRKIIEKLERRLEEFDEKVRFKVLKEREIRARDERIAMLEQKLREEKRKVEILAKKLAQTKKMRRLELSGKVMPLKFLASLTWKEIEDMEKEFGIKKGDVIYVENPAGAGKRIAEYLIQKGIKALISKHQVPSIIAEEFWNKKIPILIEGEDIEIIKLDEFVVVRRGDLEKAIEKKIREFEEEERRKELENVLKVIEEYRIERVKELLKKAEEERQ from the coding sequence ATGGATAACATAAATGAACTCGGTGAGGACTTAAAGAAGTTCTTAAGGGCTCTTCCTGAGGGAACGAAACTCGTCCAAGTTACTGGAAGGCCAGGGGAACAGAAATCCCTATGGAGCCTGGCAAAAGAGCACGGAATCAGGATTGGAGATAAGTTTGACCCCTATGAAGAAGCAAAGGTTGCCGCGCTCTTGGCATCAAAGGGCGTTGGCTACGAAGTCTTAGCCTTTGAGGATGAGGTGTTGATAACAGTAACTAGGGGAAGAAGCCAGGGAAAAGGTGGATGGAGTCAAGATAGGTATAGGAGAAGAGTACATAACTTGATTCAGGCTAAAGTGAGACAAATTGAAGAGGCATTAAAAAGAGCTGACATACCTTTTGATTTGGAATTAGAGGAGAGAGATTATGGAGTTGCTAGAGGGGAATTTAGGGTTTATGCGAGTAGGGAAGAACTTGCTGGTCTTGTAAGGCCTATGCGTGGAGGGGATGTTGAAGTTAGAATAAGACCTGTGGAGAGAAAGGTTCTAGAATACGTTCCCCTAAAGGCTGAAACAGCTATAGAAGAGAGAAAAAGTATAATAGTTGGTCTTGATCCAGGAATTACCGTTGGAATAGCAGCTATAGATCTTGATGGAAACATTCTGACAGTTTACAGTGAAAAGAATATGGCACTAAGTGAGATAGTTAGATTCATCAGTGATATAGGTCACCCCGTCATAATTGCCACAGACGTTAGTCCTCCTCCTGGTTTAGTTGAGAAAATCGCAAGATCATTCAAGGCTCAACTCTTCGTTCCAAGGGAGAGTCTTAAGGTTGAGGAGAAAAACGAACTTCTGAGGAATCTTGGTATAACGGTTGATGATGATCACCAGAGAGATGCACTAGCTGCCGCCTATAAGGCATACCTAAGATATAAACCAAAATTCGAGCATATAGAAGCAAGGCTCAAAGAATTTGGACTATGGAAGAAGAGGAACGAAATAAAGGCCCTGGTTTTGTCTGGCTACAGCCTGGGAGAGGCAATAATGAAAATCAAGAGCCAAGAGAGGCAGAGAGAAGAGGAGGTGTCTACAGAGAAGAAGGTTGAAGTTGATATCAAACCCTACCTTAAGAGGATTGAAGAGCTTGAGAAGGAAGTTGCTGAATTGGAAAGAGAAAATGCCGAACTTAAAGCTATAATAGAGGAACAGAGAAAGATAATTGAAAAACTTGAGAGAAGACTCGAAGAGTTTGACGAAAAAGTTAGATTTAAGGTTCTAAAGGAGAGGGAAATAAGGGCTAGAGATGAAAGAATTGCAATGCTAGAGCAGAAACTTAGGGAAGAGAAGAGGAAAGTGGAGATTCTTGCAAAGAAGTTGGCTCAAACAAAGAAGATGAGAAGGCTTGAACTGAGTGGTAAGGTTATGCCATTAAAATTCTTGGCAAGCTTAACATGGAAAGAGATTGAAGATATGGAAAAAGAATTTGGAATAAAGAAAGGAGACGTAATCTATGTTGAAAACCCGGCCGGTGCTGGTAAAAGGATTGCAGAGTATTTAATACAGAAGGGAATAAAGGCACTAATTTCTAAGCATCAGGTTCCCTCAATAATTGCTGAAGAGTTTTGGAATAAGAAAATTCCAATTCTTATCGAAGGAGAGGATATTGAAATTATAAAGCTTGATGAGTTCGTGGTTGTTAGAAGAGGTGATCTTGAGAAGGCAATTGAAAAGAAAATTAGGGAGTTTGAAGAGGAGGAGAGGAGAAAAGAACTTGAGAATGTTCTAAAGGTTATAGAGGAGTACAGGATAGAGAGGGTAAAGGAACTGTTAAAGAAGGCTGAGGAGGAAAGACAATGA
- the topA gene encoding DNA topoisomerase I, giving the protein MILVIAEKPNVARKIAGALAEGRPIKRTMFGVPFYELFRDGKKVIVAPAVGHLYGLAPKQDFYGYPIFEIEWVPVYMAEKGKEYAKDYINLLSVLSRRVREFIVACDYDTEGEVIGYTALKYACKVDPKIAKRMKFSTLTKGDLIRAWYNLEPTINFGMANAGIARHILDWYWGVNLSRALTHAIKRASGKWIILSTGRVQGPTLKFLVDREREIQSFVPKPYWVIKMVIEKGGKKLVATYEKDKVFDEAEAKRIVEETRKGKAIVEKVEVKRQNRNPPVPFDLGTLQREAYSAFGYSPKKTLDIAQSLYEKGYCLHPDSLILTPSGIKKIRELPEKGEVLALDFNLKLSKAKYRLLERDADEPMYRIILSDGTELYLTGDHPVLTYREGRLIFIPAEKLKENDKVVLLNGGYKDTYSLSFLLEEASMDDYIIYEKSFGEVIKTRMTNEMKEIYSYLNGKIPIPVLRFLIEKKIVSEEEIFKVFRGFSYLDSQLPINDRFWHLIGMIIAIGYKLENDNVILLPSKEITNRVIEHVEALGIPFVYDGERLVLKSKSLSRLLKIIGDKVIPPKKDWMISLIKGYQEVNGLRFRDKELAYKLKVMFQLLGVRTRLKRGTTYELVIDSEHEPEVEEGPDAPRVANGDVYILEIKSIDKFHYRGKVYDLVVEDYHNFIANGVIVHNCSYPRTSSQKLPKNLNFRFIIQNIARMPEYRPIAHELLGKEVLKPVEGKKEDPAHPAIYPTGEIPEPGELTRDEWNLYDLIVRRFLALFMEPAVRESMKVIINANGHRYILSGARTVKEGWLRAYGKYIKFDEVILPLFFRGERVRVLQVRRERKKTKPPARYSPAAVIKKMEDLGLGTKATRAQILETLYQRGYIEGKKSIKVTPLGMKVVETLEKYVPEIVSVELTREFEEKMELIMQGKLTKEEVIEEAKERLTKILQKFKEKELEIGIELAKIVVGEDVKLPLVVGKCPKCGGDLIVKYNKKTGKRFVGCSNWPKCDVTYPILQKGEIIPTNKTCCNGAPVVIIREEDGREIEICLDMNCKWPKSY; this is encoded by the coding sequence ATGATATTGGTCATTGCTGAAAAGCCAAACGTTGCTAGGAAAATCGCTGGAGCATTGGCGGAAGGAAGACCAATAAAGAGGACGATGTTTGGAGTTCCATTCTACGAACTTTTTAGGGATGGAAAGAAGGTGATAGTCGCTCCAGCAGTAGGACACCTATATGGCCTTGCACCAAAACAGGATTTTTATGGTTATCCAATATTTGAGATAGAATGGGTTCCCGTTTATATGGCAGAAAAAGGAAAAGAATACGCCAAGGATTATATAAACCTACTCTCCGTCTTGTCAAGAAGGGTTAGAGAATTCATCGTGGCTTGTGACTATGATACTGAAGGAGAGGTTATAGGGTACACAGCCCTTAAATACGCCTGTAAAGTTGACCCTAAGATTGCTAAAAGAATGAAGTTCTCAACATTGACGAAGGGGGATCTAATAAGGGCGTGGTACAACCTCGAACCGACGATAAATTTTGGCATGGCAAACGCTGGCATTGCGCGTCACATTTTAGATTGGTACTGGGGTGTTAATCTGTCAAGAGCCCTGACGCATGCAATAAAAAGGGCCAGTGGCAAATGGATAATCCTGAGCACTGGAAGAGTTCAAGGACCAACTCTTAAGTTCCTTGTTGACAGAGAAAGAGAGATTCAAAGTTTTGTCCCGAAACCCTACTGGGTAATAAAAATGGTTATAGAAAAAGGCGGAAAGAAGCTCGTTGCCACTTATGAAAAGGATAAGGTGTTTGATGAAGCCGAGGCTAAAAGAATAGTCGAAGAGACGAGAAAAGGTAAAGCAATTGTTGAAAAAGTTGAGGTTAAGAGACAGAACAGGAATCCCCCAGTTCCATTTGACCTTGGCACTTTGCAAAGAGAAGCTTATTCAGCCTTTGGATATTCGCCAAAGAAAACTTTGGATATAGCTCAGAGCTTGTATGAGAAAGGATACTGCCTACATCCAGACTCGCTTATTCTAACTCCTAGTGGAATTAAGAAGATAAGAGAATTGCCTGAGAAAGGAGAAGTTTTAGCTCTGGACTTCAACCTTAAACTGTCCAAAGCTAAGTATAGGTTGCTCGAGAGGGATGCTGATGAGCCAATGTACAGAATTATCCTGAGTGACGGAACGGAACTCTATTTAACTGGAGATCATCCAGTTCTAACGTATAGGGAAGGTAGACTCATATTTATCCCCGCGGAGAAGCTTAAGGAAAATGACAAGGTGGTTCTCCTAAATGGTGGGTACAAGGATACATATAGCCTAAGCTTTCTCTTAGAAGAAGCCTCAATGGATGATTACATAATTTATGAAAAATCCTTTGGTGAAGTTATAAAAACAAGGATGACTAATGAAATGAAGGAGATATATAGTTATCTCAATGGCAAGATACCGATTCCAGTGCTTAGGTTTTTGATAGAGAAAAAGATCGTATCTGAGGAAGAAATATTCAAAGTTTTTAGAGGATTCTCTTATCTTGATTCACAATTGCCAATTAACGATAGGTTTTGGCATTTAATTGGCATGATAATTGCCATTGGTTACAAACTCGAAAATGATAATGTCATTCTCCTTCCTTCGAAAGAGATCACAAACAGGGTAATTGAACACGTTGAGGCTCTCGGTATTCCCTTTGTTTATGATGGAGAGAGGTTGGTTCTCAAGAGTAAGTCCTTATCAAGGTTATTGAAGATAATTGGAGATAAAGTTATCCCTCCAAAGAAAGATTGGATGATCTCCCTCATCAAAGGGTATCAGGAAGTTAATGGATTGAGGTTTAGGGATAAAGAGCTAGCATATAAGTTGAAGGTGATGTTTCAGTTACTTGGCGTTAGAACTCGGTTGAAGAGAGGGACCACCTATGAACTTGTCATTGATTCTGAGCATGAACCTGAGGTTGAAGAAGGTCCCGATGCCCCACGAGTTGCCAATGGAGATGTATACATCTTAGAGATAAAGTCGATAGATAAATTCCACTATCGTGGTAAGGTCTATGACTTGGTCGTTGAAGACTACCACAATTTCATAGCCAACGGTGTCATAGTCCATAACTGCTCATACCCAAGGACATCCTCTCAAAAGTTGCCAAAAAATTTGAATTTTAGGTTTATCATCCAGAACATTGCTAGAATGCCTGAATATAGGCCGATAGCTCACGAACTACTTGGCAAGGAAGTTTTAAAGCCTGTTGAAGGTAAAAAGGAAGATCCAGCACACCCGGCGATATATCCCACTGGCGAGATTCCAGAGCCAGGAGAATTGACTAGAGATGAATGGAACTTATACGATCTAATAGTTAGACGTTTCTTAGCACTCTTCATGGAACCAGCAGTGAGGGAAAGTATGAAGGTCATAATAAATGCCAATGGGCATAGGTACATCTTAAGTGGAGCAAGAACCGTTAAGGAAGGATGGCTTAGAGCCTATGGAAAGTACATAAAGTTCGATGAAGTAATTTTACCACTCTTCTTCAGGGGGGAGAGAGTTAGGGTTCTTCAGGTTAGGAGAGAAAGGAAGAAAACAAAGCCTCCAGCCAGATACTCGCCGGCGGCAGTTATAAAGAAGATGGAAGATTTGGGGCTTGGGACCAAGGCTACGAGGGCTCAAATCCTGGAGACATTATACCAGAGAGGATATATTGAGGGGAAAAAGAGCATAAAAGTAACTCCTCTAGGCATGAAGGTCGTTGAGACGCTTGAGAAATATGTTCCCGAGATTGTGAGCGTCGAGCTAACTAGAGAGTTTGAGGAGAAGATGGAACTAATAATGCAAGGTAAATTAACAAAGGAGGAGGTGATCGAGGAGGCCAAGGAAAGATTAACTAAGATTCTCCAGAAGTTTAAGGAGAAAGAGCTTGAGATTGGAATAGAGTTAGCTAAGATCGTTGTTGGTGAAGATGTTAAGTTGCCTTTGGTCGTTGGAAAGTGTCCTAAGTGCGGTGGGGATTTAATAGTTAAGTACAACAAGAAAACAGGAAAGAGATTTGTAGGTTGCTCAAATTGGCCAAAATGTGACGTCACATACCCAATTTTACAAAAAGGAGAAATAATTCCGACGAATAAGACCTGTTGTAATGGGGCTCCAGTTGTGATAATAAGGGAGGAAGATGGAAGGGAAATAGAGATCTGCCTTGATATGAATTGTAAATGGCCTAAATCTTATTAA
- the coaD gene encoding phosphopantetheine adenylyltransferase, giving the protein MKKFKKVVVGGTFDRLHLGHKALLRKAFEVGKIVYIGLTSDEMVREKPYAEKILPYERRLRDLLLFLEVNNLKEYRIIKINNAIGFTTKIKSLEAIVVSEETYKGALLVNKAREEVGLRPLEIIVIPLVKSKLGGKISSSLIRAGLIDPFGNPIHHQNL; this is encoded by the coding sequence ATGAAGAAGTTCAAGAAGGTTGTGGTTGGAGGAACGTTCGATAGGCTACACCTAGGACATAAGGCCCTTCTCAGGAAAGCATTTGAAGTCGGAAAGATAGTTTACATAGGATTAACTTCTGACGAAATGGTAAGGGAAAAACCATACGCCGAAAAGATACTTCCTTACGAGAGAAGATTGAGGGATCTACTCCTTTTCCTTGAAGTTAATAACCTCAAGGAATATAGGATAATCAAAATAAACAATGCTATAGGCTTTACAACAAAGATAAAGAGTCTTGAGGCAATTGTTGTCAGCGAAGAGACTTATAAAGGAGCCTTGTTAGTTAACAAGGCAAGGGAGGAGGTAGGACTAAGACCTCTGGAGATAATAGTAATTCCCCTCGTGAAGAGCAAATTGGGTGGAAAGATAAGCTCTTCGTTAATAAGGGCGGGCCTTATCGATCCTTTTGGTAACCCAATACACCATCAAAATTTATAA
- a CDS encoding acetate--CoA ligase family protein produces MDYFFYPKSVAIFGSFREGSIAREILRNIVEGGFEGKVIPVNPKGGEVEIAGKRFTIKRELDEKVDVSIIVIPAKLVPDLIRKLKGLTKGAVVISAGFSEVGNVELEDELVRAAREAGIRVIGPNCAGIFGVHGKFFGSFEVRVNPGGLALISQSGAFGGAALAMGNEEGVGFSAFVSYGNAADLDESDFLRYFAEDENTKVIALYIEGVKDGRKFFEALKYASKRKPVIILKAGKSKSGAKAAASHTGSLAGSYEIYRAVFKQSNVIEVEEMEELFDAAKAFEMYSRAGRRVAVITNSGGPGVLATDKLESLGLEIARLSESTVEELRRFLPPQCSVKNPIDLIADADYERYKRTIEVVCRDENVDTLLIICVPPIFIPSEEIAKAIIDARCEKPMIVNFMAGSLVEKGVEVLAKYGIKNFSTPERAAKAIFWLSMRE; encoded by the coding sequence ATGGACTACTTCTTCTATCCAAAGAGCGTAGCGATATTCGGTTCATTCAGGGAAGGTTCAATAGCTAGAGAGATCCTAAGGAACATCGTTGAAGGGGGATTTGAAGGTAAGGTAATCCCAGTAAATCCAAAGGGCGGAGAAGTTGAAATTGCTGGGAAAAGATTCACGATTAAGAGGGAGCTAGATGAGAAAGTAGACGTCTCAATAATAGTTATTCCCGCAAAGCTCGTTCCAGACCTCATAAGGAAGTTAAAAGGATTAACAAAGGGTGCAGTTGTAATCTCCGCAGGTTTCTCTGAGGTTGGCAATGTGGAGCTTGAAGATGAACTAGTGAGAGCTGCAAGGGAAGCCGGAATAAGGGTCATTGGTCCCAACTGTGCTGGAATCTTTGGTGTCCATGGAAAGTTCTTCGGTTCCTTTGAGGTTAGGGTTAATCCTGGTGGCCTAGCGTTGATTAGTCAAAGTGGAGCATTTGGAGGAGCAGCTTTAGCCATGGGAAATGAAGAAGGAGTTGGATTTTCAGCCTTTGTAAGCTACGGTAATGCAGCTGATTTGGATGAAAGTGACTTCCTACGATACTTTGCCGAGGATGAAAATACCAAGGTTATAGCCCTCTATATTGAAGGGGTTAAGGACGGAAGGAAGTTCTTTGAGGCCTTAAAGTATGCCTCAAAGCGTAAACCTGTCATAATCCTTAAGGCTGGAAAGAGTAAAAGTGGTGCTAAAGCAGCTGCAAGTCATACGGGTTCCTTGGCGGGAAGTTATGAAATATACAGAGCGGTGTTTAAGCAGAGTAACGTTATAGAGGTTGAGGAAATGGAGGAACTTTTTGATGCTGCTAAGGCCTTTGAGATGTACTCAAGGGCTGGAAGAAGAGTTGCAGTAATAACGAATTCAGGAGGTCCTGGAGTGTTGGCTACGGACAAGCTTGAAAGTCTAGGATTGGAGATTGCAAGGCTTAGCGAATCAACGGTTGAGGAGCTTAGGAGATTTTTGCCTCCCCAGTGCTCTGTTAAGAATCCAATAGATTTGATAGCGGATGCTGACTACGAAAGGTATAAGAGAACGATAGAAGTTGTATGCAGGGATGAAAATGTGGACACATTATTAATAATATGTGTCCCTCCAATATTCATTCCCAGTGAGGAGATCGCTAAAGCCATTATAGATGCGCGCTGTGAGAAGCCCATGATAGTCAACTTCATGGCTGGAAGCCTCGTCGAAAAAGGAGTAGAGGTGTTAGCAAAATATGGAATAAAGAACTTTTCAACCCCGGAGAGGGCTGCAAAGGCAATATTTTGGCTATCTATGAGAGAGTAG
- a CDS encoding aminotransferase class V-fold PLP-dependent enzyme, with the protein MRELFPGLNKFRAYLNTAGLGLLPVTVLKDVSEFLLDVMNYKEGINAVEILDPMYLEPMLKEAAKLMKVSPENVTLSIQTTDGLKRALMSLEPRRGMKIVSFDLEFPTISAVIKSYAELKGLKVEVVENKNGIYSLEDVEKVIDDNTFAVIFSDVQWITGERMETREIARIAHEHGAWVIVDAVQSLGALKVYPEKMEIDVLVAGGEKWLLNPNMGSGIMYVSDRYIEESKPIIGLLNTQPPVPWSEWWGDKDKDLWNILPIRNDARKLDPGTPPYLSVVALRASLELINKIGIDYIERRNMRLAKTLRDWAREKGFNTLGNSQIILLTGLNFEVEREIVAKLKEMGIIVSQRGAKGLHGIRVSPHFYNTKEDIEIFMEELERLLSHR; encoded by the coding sequence ATGAGGGAACTATTTCCTGGGCTTAATAAGTTTAGGGCCTATTTGAACACCGCAGGCTTAGGCCTACTTCCCGTGACCGTGTTAAAGGATGTCAGCGAATTCCTTCTGGATGTCATGAACTATAAAGAGGGGATAAATGCCGTGGAGATTCTGGATCCAATGTACCTGGAGCCAATGCTCAAAGAAGCGGCCAAGCTAATGAAGGTTTCTCCTGAGAACGTAACTTTAAGCATTCAAACTACGGATGGGCTGAAAAGAGCCCTAATGAGTCTCGAGCCAAGAAGGGGAATGAAGATAGTTTCATTTGACTTGGAGTTTCCAACGATATCTGCAGTTATAAAGAGCTATGCTGAGTTGAAAGGGCTTAAAGTCGAGGTCGTTGAAAATAAAAATGGGATCTATAGCCTAGAAGATGTAGAGAAGGTGATAGATGATAACACCTTCGCAGTCATTTTTAGTGATGTCCAATGGATAACAGGAGAGAGGATGGAAACGAGGGAGATTGCAAGAATTGCCCATGAACATGGAGCCTGGGTGATAGTTGATGCTGTTCAATCTCTTGGGGCTCTCAAAGTTTATCCAGAAAAGATGGAAATCGACGTCCTCGTTGCAGGTGGAGAAAAATGGTTACTCAACCCAAATATGGGAAGTGGCATCATGTACGTTTCAGACAGGTACATAGAGGAAAGCAAACCCATAATTGGACTGCTAAATACTCAACCTCCAGTTCCCTGGTCCGAGTGGTGGGGAGACAAAGATAAGGATCTCTGGAACATTCTACCAATAAGGAATGATGCGAGAAAACTGGATCCTGGAACTCCTCCGTATTTATCGGTTGTTGCTCTTAGAGCATCTCTAGAGCTCATAAACAAGATAGGTATAGATTACATCGAAAGAAGAAATATGAGATTGGCAAAAACTCTCAGGGATTGGGCCAGGGAGAAAGGTTTTAATACCCTAGGAAATTCCCAAATAATCCTTCTTACAGGTCTTAACTTTGAAGTCGAGAGAGAAATAGTGGCAAAGCTCAAGGAAATGGGAATAATAGTGTCACAGAGAGGAGCCAAGGGACTTCATGGAATAAGGGTATCTCCCCACTTCTACAACACTAAGGAAGATATCGAAATATTTATGGAAGAATTAGAGAGACTACTCTCTCATAGATAG
- a CDS encoding Nif3-like dinuclear metal center hexameric protein: MKRDELVSFLDEFLNISSYPDKSSNGLQVEGKEEVETVGFAVDASLDVIWKARSLGVDLLVVHHGIIWGNVSHIRGLLARRLREIIKADINLYAAHIPLDAHPEVGNNAQLLKLLGLEPKEPFGKYKGVKIGFIGEFAESKPLPLIAQILAEKLPVDYVKSYEFGLQEVKRIAAVSGRGGFAIEEASEEADLLITGEITHEDYRTAEDLRVSIIAAGHYATETLGVKALMRVVKREFDVKTVFIDSPTGL, encoded by the coding sequence ATGAAGAGGGATGAGCTTGTATCTTTCCTTGACGAATTTCTAAACATATCCTCTTATCCGGATAAGTCGAGCAATGGTCTCCAAGTCGAGGGTAAAGAAGAAGTGGAGACCGTTGGTTTTGCAGTTGATGCCTCATTGGACGTGATATGGAAGGCTAGATCCCTAGGCGTTGACCTGTTAGTTGTTCACCATGGAATAATTTGGGGAAATGTCTCTCACATTAGGGGATTGTTGGCTAGAAGGCTAAGAGAGATCATAAAAGCTGATATTAACCTTTACGCTGCTCATATTCCCTTGGATGCTCATCCAGAGGTTGGAAACAATGCCCAACTATTAAAACTCCTTGGTCTGGAACCAAAAGAGCCCTTTGGGAAATATAAAGGTGTGAAAATAGGATTCATAGGGGAGTTCGCTGAATCGAAACCTCTACCTCTTATAGCCCAGATACTTGCTGAGAAGCTACCTGTAGATTATGTGAAGAGTTATGAATTTGGCCTCCAGGAAGTGAAGAGGATAGCCGCTGTTTCTGGAAGAGGGGGATTTGCTATAGAAGAGGCAAGTGAAGAGGCTGACTTGTTGATTACAGGGGAGATAACGCATGAAGATTATAGGACTGCTGAAGATCTTAGGGTCAGTATCATAGCCGCTGGACACTATGCAACCGAGACTTTAGGAGTGAAAGCACTAATGAGAGTTGTGAAGAGGGAATTTGATGTTAAAACGGTCTTCATAGATAGCCCCACGGGCCTCTAG